The following coding sequences are from one Ursus arctos isolate Adak ecotype North America unplaced genomic scaffold, UrsArc2.0 scaffold_23, whole genome shotgun sequence window:
- the PPP2R5B gene encoding serine/threonine-protein phosphatase 2A 56 kDa regulatory subunit beta isoform isoform X1, with protein METKLPPASTPTSPSSPGLSPVPPPDKVDGFSRRSLRRARPRRSHSSSQFRYQSNQQELTPLPLLKDVPASELHELLSRKLAQCGVMFDFLDCVADLKGKEVKRAALNELVECVGSTRGVLIEPVYPDIIRMISVNIFRTLPPSENPEFDPEEDEPNLEPSWPHLQLVYEFFLRFLESPDFQPSVAKRYVDQKFVLMLLELFDSEDPREREYLKTILHRVYGKFLGLRAYIRKQCSHIFLRFIYELEHFNGVAELLEILGSIINGFALPLKTEHKQFLVRVLIPLHSVKSLSVFHAQLAYCVVQFLEKDATLTEHVSTSWGKGRPHPCRSDSFLLQLPQVIRGLLKYWPKTCTQKEVMFLGEMEEILDVIEPSQFVKIQEPLFKQVARCVSSPHFQVAERALYFWNNEYILSLIEDNCHTVLPAVFGTLYQVSKEHWNQTIVSLIYNVLKTFMEMNGKLFDELTASYKLEKQQEQQKARERQELWQGLEELRLRRLQGTQGAKEAPLQRLTPQVATSGGQS; from the exons ATGGAGACAAAGCTGCCCCCTGCAAGCACCCCCACGAGCCCTTCTTCCCCAGGACTGTCGCCTGTGCCCCCACCCGACAAGGTGGATGGCTTCTCCCGCCGTTCCCTCCGCAGGGCCCGGCCCCGGCGCTCCCATAGCTCCTCTCAGTTCCGCTATCAGAGCAACCAGCAAGAGCTCACTCCACTGCCCCTGCTCAAAG atgTGCCAGCCTCTGAGCTGCACGAGCTCTTGAGTCGGAAGCTGGCCCAGTGCGGGGTGATGTTTGACTTTTTGGACTGTGTGGCTGACCTGAAGGGGAAGGAGGTGAAGCGGGCAGCACTCAATGAGCTGGTGGAGTGTGTGGGGAGCACCCGGGGGGTCCTCATTGAGCCTGTCTACCCGGACATCATCCGCATG ATCTCAGTGAATATCTTCCGGACCCTACCACCCAGTGAAAACCCTGAATTTGATCCTGAAGAGGATGAACCCAACCTGGAGCCTTCCTGGCCACATCTGCAG ctgGTATATGAGTTTTTCCTGCGTTTCTTGGAGAGCCCAGACTTCCAGCCCTCCGTGGCAAAGAGATATGTGGATCAGAAGTTTGTGCTGATG CTCCTGGAGCTGTTTGATAGTGAGGACCCCCGGGAGCGTGAGTACCTCAAGACCATCCTGCACCGGGTCTATGGCAAGTTCCTGGGGCTCCGGGCCTATATCCGCAAACAGTGCAGCCACATCTTCCTCCG GTTCATCTATGAACTCGAGCACTTCAATGGTGTGGCTGAGCTGCTGGAGATCTTAGGAAG CATCATCAATGGCTTTGCGCTGCCCCTGAAGACCGAGCACAAGCAGTTCCTGGTCCGGGTCCTGATTCCCCTACACTCTGTCAAGTCCCTGTCTGTTTTTCACGCCCAG ctgGCATATTGTGTGGTGCAGTTCCTGGAGAAGGACGCCACCTTGACAGAGCACGTGAGTACTTCTTGGGGGAAAGGCAGGCCCCACCCCTGCAGGTCTGACTCCTTTCTGCTTCAACTCCCACAGGTGATCCGGGGGCTGCTCAAATACTGGCCAAAGACCTGTACGCAGAAGGAG GTGATGTTTCTGGGGGAGATGGAAGAGATTCTTGATGTTATCGAGCCCTCCCAGTTTGTGAAGATCCAGGAGCCCCTCTTCAAGCAGGTGGCCCGCTGTGTGTCCAGCCCACATTTCCAG gttgCAGAGCGGGCTCTGTATTTCTGGAACAATGAGTATATCCTGAGCCTCATCGAGGACAACTGCCACACTGTGCTGCCTGCTGTGTTTGGGACCCTCTACCAAGTCTCTAAGGAACACTGGAATCA AACCATCGTATCTCTGATCTACAACGTGCTCAAGACATTCATGGAGATGAATGGAAAGCTGTTTGATGAGCTCACAGCCTCCTACAAGCTAGAAAAGCAGCA ggaGCAGCAGAAGGCCCGGGAGCGTCAGGAGCTATGGCAAGGCCTGGAGGAGCTACGGCTACGCCGGTTACAGGGGACCCAAGGGGCCAAAGAGGCACCCCTCCAACGGCTTACACCCCAGGTGGCCACCAGTGGGGGTCAGAGCTAG
- the PPP2R5B gene encoding serine/threonine-protein phosphatase 2A 56 kDa regulatory subunit beta isoform isoform X2: METKLPPASTPTSPSSPGLSPVPPPDKVDGFSRRSLRRARPRRSHSSSQFRYQSNQQELTPLPLLKDVPASELHELLSRKLAQCGVMFDFLDCVADLKGKEVKRAALNELVECVGSTRGVLIEPVYPDIIRMISVNIFRTLPPSENPEFDPEEDEPNLEPSWPHLQLVYEFFLRFLESPDFQPSVAKRYVDQKFVLMLLELFDSEDPREREYLKTILHRVYGKFLGLRAYIRKQCSHIFLRFIYELEHFNGVAELLEILGSIINGFALPLKTEHKQFLVRVLIPLHSVKSLSVFHAQLAYCVVQFLEKDATLTEHVIRGLLKYWPKTCTQKEVMFLGEMEEILDVIEPSQFVKIQEPLFKQVARCVSSPHFQVAERALYFWNNEYILSLIEDNCHTVLPAVFGTLYQVSKEHWNQTIVSLIYNVLKTFMEMNGKLFDELTASYKLEKQQEQQKARERQELWQGLEELRLRRLQGTQGAKEAPLQRLTPQVATSGGQS; this comes from the exons ATGGAGACAAAGCTGCCCCCTGCAAGCACCCCCACGAGCCCTTCTTCCCCAGGACTGTCGCCTGTGCCCCCACCCGACAAGGTGGATGGCTTCTCCCGCCGTTCCCTCCGCAGGGCCCGGCCCCGGCGCTCCCATAGCTCCTCTCAGTTCCGCTATCAGAGCAACCAGCAAGAGCTCACTCCACTGCCCCTGCTCAAAG atgTGCCAGCCTCTGAGCTGCACGAGCTCTTGAGTCGGAAGCTGGCCCAGTGCGGGGTGATGTTTGACTTTTTGGACTGTGTGGCTGACCTGAAGGGGAAGGAGGTGAAGCGGGCAGCACTCAATGAGCTGGTGGAGTGTGTGGGGAGCACCCGGGGGGTCCTCATTGAGCCTGTCTACCCGGACATCATCCGCATG ATCTCAGTGAATATCTTCCGGACCCTACCACCCAGTGAAAACCCTGAATTTGATCCTGAAGAGGATGAACCCAACCTGGAGCCTTCCTGGCCACATCTGCAG ctgGTATATGAGTTTTTCCTGCGTTTCTTGGAGAGCCCAGACTTCCAGCCCTCCGTGGCAAAGAGATATGTGGATCAGAAGTTTGTGCTGATG CTCCTGGAGCTGTTTGATAGTGAGGACCCCCGGGAGCGTGAGTACCTCAAGACCATCCTGCACCGGGTCTATGGCAAGTTCCTGGGGCTCCGGGCCTATATCCGCAAACAGTGCAGCCACATCTTCCTCCG GTTCATCTATGAACTCGAGCACTTCAATGGTGTGGCTGAGCTGCTGGAGATCTTAGGAAG CATCATCAATGGCTTTGCGCTGCCCCTGAAGACCGAGCACAAGCAGTTCCTGGTCCGGGTCCTGATTCCCCTACACTCTGTCAAGTCCCTGTCTGTTTTTCACGCCCAG ctgGCATATTGTGTGGTGCAGTTCCTGGAGAAGGACGCCACCTTGACAGAGCAC GTGATCCGGGGGCTGCTCAAATACTGGCCAAAGACCTGTACGCAGAAGGAG GTGATGTTTCTGGGGGAGATGGAAGAGATTCTTGATGTTATCGAGCCCTCCCAGTTTGTGAAGATCCAGGAGCCCCTCTTCAAGCAGGTGGCCCGCTGTGTGTCCAGCCCACATTTCCAG gttgCAGAGCGGGCTCTGTATTTCTGGAACAATGAGTATATCCTGAGCCTCATCGAGGACAACTGCCACACTGTGCTGCCTGCTGTGTTTGGGACCCTCTACCAAGTCTCTAAGGAACACTGGAATCA AACCATCGTATCTCTGATCTACAACGTGCTCAAGACATTCATGGAGATGAATGGAAAGCTGTTTGATGAGCTCACAGCCTCCTACAAGCTAGAAAAGCAGCA ggaGCAGCAGAAGGCCCGGGAGCGTCAGGAGCTATGGCAAGGCCTGGAGGAGCTACGGCTACGCCGGTTACAGGGGACCCAAGGGGCCAAAGAGGCACCCCTCCAACGGCTTACACCCCAGGTGGCCACCAGTGGGGGTCAGAGCTAG